A DNA window from Pseudarthrobacter sp. W1I19 contains the following coding sequences:
- a CDS encoding PTS sugar transporter subunit IIA: MAEPLDRYDADLTTPDMVILELEAKDKADAATQLAERLFAAGRVSDLPGFLEHVNAREHQLATGLPGGIGLPHARSEYVSRTSIAVGIARYGHALDFGAADGPATVILLIATPASSFSDHLEVLATLARSLSKESFRESLRRAYDAEVISELINSSLVFFDH, encoded by the coding sequence TTGGCGGAACCACTTGACCGGTACGATGCCGATCTCACCACCCCCGACATGGTCATCCTGGAGCTTGAGGCAAAAGACAAGGCGGACGCCGCCACCCAGCTTGCGGAACGGCTCTTCGCCGCCGGCCGGGTGTCGGACCTGCCCGGGTTCCTTGAGCATGTCAACGCCCGGGAGCACCAGCTGGCCACCGGGCTTCCCGGCGGCATCGGCTTGCCCCATGCCCGCAGCGAATACGTCTCCCGCACCTCGATCGCCGTGGGCATTGCCAGGTACGGCCATGCCCTGGACTTCGGCGCCGCGGACGGCCCGGCCACGGTGATCCTGTTGATCGCCACCCCGGCCAGTTCTTTCTCGGACCACCTCGAAGTCCTGGCCACCCTGGCCCGTTCGCTGTCCAAGGAGTCCTTCCGCGAATCGCTCCGGCGTGCCTATGACGCCGAAGTCATTTCGGAGCTCATCAATTCCAGCCTGGTGTTTTTCGACCACTGA
- a CDS encoding DUF3817 domain-containing protein has translation MIDPKPANPASASGINTGTNTSGKAGGKKRRFGGTEAQIRSALKFYKVLAYLTGTMLLLLCAELIARYGFGQYLFAGGTNAVTGQPFGFGFADAEPQGVLGGVNLSVTVLIVHGWMYVVYLISNFRLWSLMRWPFLKLVLLALGGVIPFLSFIVEKKFHAEVEAELAAHPQAPQRY, from the coding sequence ATGATCGATCCGAAGCCGGCCAACCCCGCCTCTGCCAGCGGCATCAACACAGGCACCAACACCAGTGGCAAGGCGGGCGGCAAGAAGCGCCGTTTCGGCGGCACTGAGGCGCAGATCCGGTCCGCCCTGAAGTTCTACAAGGTGCTGGCCTACCTGACGGGCACCATGCTCCTGCTGCTGTGCGCCGAGCTCATTGCGAGGTACGGGTTCGGGCAGTACCTGTTCGCCGGCGGCACGAACGCCGTCACGGGCCAGCCGTTCGGCTTCGGGTTCGCGGACGCGGAACCCCAAGGCGTGCTGGGCGGCGTTAATCTGTCCGTGACGGTCCTGATCGTGCATGGCTGGATGTACGTGGTGTACCTGATCTCCAACTTCCGGCTGTGGTCCTTGATGCGCTGGCCGTTCCTGAAGCTGGTCCTGCTGGCACTGGGCGGCGTTATCCCGTTCCTGTCCTTCATCGTGGAGAAGAAGTTCCATGCCGAGGTGGAAGCCGAACTCGCGGCCCACCCGCAGGCACCCCAGCGGTACTGA
- a CDS encoding SURF1 family protein gives MWKTALKPRWIAGFVFAIVISGVFVLLSQWQFGRSTQPEAPVNPATEQVQPLTQTLEPGDFFHGTDADQMVSAQGTYDPAKQVLVPGRLHDGKTGYWVVSAFAVSGAPTLSGVGASPQTWIPVARGWVADPADAGDPPSGTIELTGRLLPSEAPLAGTAAAPGQATAVSVAELINYWEVSSYPGFVAATAEVANGVDASAAAVRGDLLPLEIGPQPPAQKINWLNLFYSLEWVVFAGFALFIWWRLVKDDYHRDLEEALDEAEDHPPAGQNQHQQPDKNQQKVQP, from the coding sequence GTGTGGAAAACTGCCCTCAAGCCCCGATGGATCGCAGGCTTTGTCTTTGCGATCGTGATATCCGGGGTCTTCGTGCTGCTCAGCCAATGGCAGTTCGGACGCTCCACCCAGCCGGAAGCGCCCGTCAACCCGGCCACCGAGCAGGTGCAGCCCCTCACCCAGACGCTGGAGCCCGGCGACTTTTTCCACGGGACCGACGCCGACCAGATGGTCAGTGCGCAGGGCACCTACGATCCCGCCAAACAGGTCCTGGTGCCGGGCCGGCTGCACGACGGCAAGACCGGCTACTGGGTAGTCTCCGCCTTCGCCGTCTCCGGCGCTCCCACCCTGAGCGGCGTGGGCGCCTCACCGCAGACGTGGATCCCGGTGGCCCGGGGATGGGTGGCCGATCCCGCTGATGCCGGCGACCCGCCGTCGGGCACTATTGAACTCACAGGGCGGCTCCTGCCGTCCGAGGCGCCCTTGGCCGGCACGGCAGCAGCACCCGGGCAGGCCACCGCGGTGTCCGTGGCTGAACTGATCAATTACTGGGAAGTGAGCAGCTATCCCGGCTTCGTAGCGGCCACCGCCGAGGTGGCCAACGGCGTGGATGCCAGTGCCGCAGCCGTGCGGGGAGACCTCCTTCCCCTTGAGATCGGGCCCCAGCCGCCCGCCCAGAAAATCAACTGGCTCAACCTTTTCTACTCCCTTGAGTGGGTTGTGTTCGCCGGCTTCGCACTCTTCATCTGGTGGCGGCTGGTCAAAGACGACTACCACCGGGACCTCGAAGAAGCCCTCGACGAAGCCGAGGACCATCCACCGGCCGGGCAAAACCAGCACCAGCAACCTGATAAGAACCAGCAAAAGGTACAGCCATGA